A region from the Thermogemmatispora onikobensis genome encodes:
- a CDS encoding DUF4388 domain-containing protein, with protein sequence MSSNAQWQGSLADLPSIISSIKRLRAFGRLTVRNNTRLGLAHLYFRNGRLVHVIGTRGAVDAVLADLQSWTRATLRFERGVTVQNENVTPAHEQRFERWLSHLQARYSSGGASRSGPAPFASPSPPPAAQPRPQIVEGQVVARTKVNQLISPWEWQLLVEATRRVSLAVAQLVGPKEAMNVLRDIIDDCSAAFPAFSGLRISPNGYLYVMDKSHLDRMPREDLLEGFSALIAICQYFCSPIVGEVEAHKLIIRALGDIAPALVSLGVFQVDNRLLLNGG encoded by the coding sequence ATGTCTTCCAATGCACAGTGGCAGGGTTCTCTAGCTGACCTGCCCAGTATTATCAGCAGTATTAAGCGCCTGCGTGCCTTTGGGCGGCTGACCGTGCGGAACAATACGCGCCTGGGGCTGGCTCATCTCTATTTCCGGAATGGCCGATTGGTGCATGTGATTGGAACGCGGGGCGCAGTCGATGCGGTGCTGGCGGATTTGCAGAGCTGGACACGTGCGACGCTGCGTTTTGAGCGAGGCGTGACGGTCCAGAATGAGAATGTCACGCCGGCCCATGAGCAGCGTTTTGAGCGCTGGCTCTCGCATCTGCAGGCTCGCTATAGCTCTGGTGGGGCGTCGCGCTCAGGGCCGGCTCCGTTCGCGTCGCCGTCGCCACCTCCGGCAGCCCAGCCGCGTCCACAGATTGTGGAGGGCCAGGTTGTGGCTCGCACGAAAGTCAATCAGCTGATCTCGCCCTGGGAGTGGCAATTGCTGGTTGAGGCCACCAGGCGGGTCTCCCTGGCCGTGGCTCAGCTGGTCGGGCCGAAGGAGGCCATGAACGTTCTGCGCGACATCATCGATGATTGTTCCGCTGCTTTCCCGGCCTTCTCTGGTCTGAGGATTTCCCCCAACGGCTACCTCTATGTGATGGATAAGTCCCACCTTGACCGGATGCCGCGTGAAGACTTGCTCGAGGGATTCTCTGCTCTCATTGCCATCTGTCAGTATTTCTGCTCTCCCATTGTCGGCGAGGTGGAGGCTCATAAGCTGATTATTCGCGCCTTGGGGGACATCGCTCCAGCTCTCGTTAGCCTGGGGGTCTTTCAGGTTGACAATCGCCTGCTTCTGAATGGGGGCTGA
- a CDS encoding acyltransferase translates to MEHTSEKGVFIHPTAEVSPEAQIGAGTRIWGLAQVREGAVIGEECILGRGVYIDAQVRIGARVKIQNYVSVFEGVTIEDGVFIGPHVCFTNDLLPRAITPDGRLKGAQDWHVTPTVVRSGASLGARTVVVCGVTIGEFALVGAGSVVTRDVPPHALVYGNPARLHGYVCRCARRLSELREEGGQLVGWCSTCQRLCLLPAHSGGWR, encoded by the coding sequence ATGGAGCACACGAGTGAGAAGGGCGTTTTTATCCACCCGACGGCGGAGGTCTCCCCGGAGGCGCAGATCGGCGCAGGAACGCGCATCTGGGGCCTGGCCCAGGTGCGTGAAGGGGCCGTCATTGGAGAGGAGTGTATTCTGGGGCGAGGTGTCTATATTGATGCGCAGGTACGGATCGGGGCGCGGGTCAAGATCCAGAACTATGTGTCGGTCTTTGAAGGCGTCACCATCGAGGACGGGGTCTTTATTGGCCCACACGTCTGCTTTACAAATGACCTGCTGCCGCGAGCGATTACGCCCGATGGGCGTCTGAAGGGAGCCCAGGACTGGCATGTCACGCCCACAGTGGTACGCTCTGGGGCCTCGCTAGGGGCGCGGACGGTGGTAGTCTGTGGGGTAACCATTGGCGAGTTTGCCCTGGTGGGAGCTGGTTCTGTGGTCACGCGCGACGTGCCTCCTCATGCCCTGGTGTATGGTAATCCGGCGCGCCTGCATGGCTATGTCTGTCGCTGTGCTCGGCGCCTGAGCGAGCTACGCGAAGAGGGGGGGCAGCTTGTTGGCTGGTGTTCGACCTGCCAGCGTCTTTGCCTGCTGCCTGCTCACTCTGGAGGGTGGAGGTGA
- the xseB gene encoding exodeoxyribonuclease VII small subunit — protein sequence MASTMDELTFEEAFQQLEETVLTLQNGQIPLEKAIEQFELGMRLVHYCNDLLQRAELRVRQLTVDGEGLPVAQPLELSQLADEIE from the coding sequence ATGGCATCCACTATGGACGAGTTGACTTTTGAAGAGGCATTTCAACAGCTAGAGGAGACAGTGCTCACGCTGCAAAATGGACAAATTCCTCTAGAAAAAGCTATTGAGCAGTTCGAGCTGGGTATGCGCCTGGTGCATTACTGCAACGATCTCTTACAGCGAGCGGAGCTGCGTGTCCGGCAGCTGACCGTGGATGGCGAGGGTCTGCCGGTAGCGCAGCCGCTGGAGCTGAGCCAGCTTGCGGATGAGATCGAGTAG
- a CDS encoding MBL fold metallo-hydrolase, producing MSENFQPVVRLRKERPGTWQISLPFLGEHGVIGSYLITDERQTALIDPGPTSTVTALLSELREAGFDPESITHILLTHIHLDHAGATGTLTRLLPQAQVYVHSRGAPHLVDPSKVIASASRIYGEQMPTLWGEVEAVPAERVHSLENGNVLTVAGRRLEVHYTPGHAVHHVVFFDVHSGELFAGDAAGVRLQDVEYVRPPTPPPDLDLEAWSESLSRISRLRPDVLYLGHFGPTHDVTRHIANLRERLIAWGEIVLQAMREGKSEEEIRERLIAETQPELERVARDPQAIKRYDLATNYPMTVQGYMRYWQKKHPERLQESPHS from the coding sequence AAGGCCGGGGACATGGCAAATCTCGCTGCCCTTCCTCGGTGAGCACGGGGTCATCGGCAGCTACCTCATCACGGATGAGCGTCAGACAGCCCTCATTGATCCCGGGCCAACCAGCACAGTGACGGCCCTGCTGAGCGAACTGCGCGAGGCAGGCTTTGATCCCGAGTCCATTACACATATCCTGCTGACCCACATTCACCTGGATCATGCTGGGGCCACGGGCACCCTGACCCGCCTGCTGCCGCAGGCTCAGGTCTATGTCCACAGTCGGGGTGCTCCGCACCTGGTCGACCCGTCGAAGGTCATCGCCAGCGCCAGCCGCATCTACGGCGAGCAGATGCCAACGCTGTGGGGCGAGGTTGAGGCCGTGCCCGCCGAGCGTGTCCATAGCCTTGAAAATGGTAATGTGCTCACAGTCGCCGGGCGTCGGCTGGAGGTGCATTACACACCGGGACACGCCGTTCATCATGTTGTCTTCTTCGATGTTCACTCGGGGGAACTCTTCGCCGGGGATGCTGCCGGCGTGCGCCTCCAGGACGTCGAGTATGTGCGTCCTCCCACGCCGCCACCCGACCTCGATCTGGAAGCCTGGTCCGAGAGCCTGAGCCGCATCAGCCGTCTGCGGCCTGACGTGCTCTACTTGGGGCACTTCGGACCAACCCACGATGTCACACGCCACATCGCCAATCTGCGCGAGCGTCTCATCGCCTGGGGCGAGATTGTTCTGCAGGCCATGCGCGAAGGCAAAAGCGAGGAGGAGATCCGCGAGCGACTCATCGCCGAGACCCAGCCGGAGCTGGAGCGCGTTGCCCGTGATCCCCAGGCCATCAAGCGCTACGATCTTGCTACCAACTACCCGATGACGGTTCAGGGTTACATGCGCTATTGGCAGAAGAAGCACCCCGAGCGACTCCAGGAAAGCCCACATAGCTAG
- the xseA gene encoding exodeoxyribonuclease VII large subunit, whose product MLATLNEPPLTVSEAVHYLKKLLEQDELLRSLWVQGEISDYKVHLASGHCYFTLKDETAQLLCVFFKHARQRAGLPELRNGMAVLAAGYVSFYEQHGRLQLYVEYVEPLGEGALYRRFEQLKERLAAEGLFAEERKRPLPSAPAVIGLVTSLQAAALRDMLRVLRTRYPLAEVLIAPALVQGEEAPASIAAALDLLNEHGEAEVIIVARGGGSREELWAFNDELVARAIARSRIPVISGVGHETDVTIADLVADYRASTPTAAATIAVPDVARWRQDLLEWQRRLQESMLTYLAEQRERLLRLERDLRRASPRGQLDQRRQQLDDLSERLLVNMQTLLTLQRERLRGISRHLETLSPLETLARGYAIVRHAEDQTLVTAVEQVHPGDRLLLQLANGSVTVQVLP is encoded by the coding sequence ATGCTGGCGACACTCAACGAGCCGCCGTTGACAGTCTCCGAGGCGGTTCATTACCTCAAGAAATTGCTGGAGCAGGATGAGCTGCTGCGCAGTCTCTGGGTGCAGGGAGAAATCTCTGATTACAAGGTTCATCTGGCTTCCGGCCATTGTTATTTCACCTTGAAAGACGAAACAGCCCAGCTGTTATGCGTCTTTTTCAAACATGCTCGCCAGCGGGCCGGTTTGCCTGAGCTGCGCAATGGCATGGCAGTGCTGGCCGCCGGCTATGTCTCGTTCTATGAGCAGCATGGTCGGCTGCAACTCTATGTCGAGTATGTCGAGCCTCTAGGCGAGGGCGCCCTCTATCGTCGCTTTGAGCAACTCAAGGAGCGGCTGGCTGCCGAGGGTCTCTTTGCCGAGGAGCGCAAGCGTCCGCTCCCTTCAGCGCCGGCAGTGATTGGCCTGGTCACCTCGCTGCAAGCGGCAGCCCTCCGCGACATGCTGCGCGTGCTCCGCACACGCTATCCGCTGGCGGAGGTCCTGATCGCTCCGGCTCTGGTCCAGGGGGAGGAGGCGCCAGCTTCGATTGCCGCCGCCCTTGATCTCTTGAATGAGCATGGAGAAGCGGAGGTGATCATTGTGGCGCGGGGCGGCGGCTCGCGTGAAGAGTTGTGGGCCTTTAATGACGAGCTGGTAGCACGCGCCATCGCTCGCTCACGCATTCCCGTCATTAGCGGCGTCGGCCATGAAACCGATGTAACCATTGCTGACCTGGTGGCCGACTATCGGGCTTCAACGCCGACTGCCGCTGCGACCATCGCCGTGCCCGATGTGGCTCGTTGGCGCCAGGACCTGCTTGAGTGGCAGCGGCGCTTGCAGGAGTCTATGCTAACATATCTGGCCGAGCAGCGTGAGCGCCTGTTGCGTCTGGAGCGCGACCTCCGGCGCGCTAGCCCTCGCGGGCAATTGGATCAACGACGCCAGCAGCTCGATGATCTGAGTGAGCGCTTGCTTGTCAACATGCAGACGCTGCTCACGCTGCAGCGCGAACGTCTCCGCGGGATCTCCCGTCATCTGGAAACGCTCTCTCCGCTGGAGACGCTCGCGCGAGGCTACGCCATTGTGCGACACGCCGAAGATCAGACCCTGGTAACCGCTGTTGAGCAGGTCCATCCTGGCGATCGCCTGCTGCTCCAGCTTGCAAATGGTTCCGTGACCGTTCAGGTGCTCCCCTAA
- a CDS encoding divergent PAP2 family protein, with protein MASLLENRVLLAALLAWALAQVSKTLIEVVTQRQLNLRRLVSAGGMPSAHSALVMGLATAVGRLAGLSSTSFAISIVLAGVVMYDAAGVRRAVSIQARMLNQMLEEAFKGHPIGEQRLRELIGHTPVQVLVGGLLGIAIGLLVTA; from the coding sequence ATGGCATCGTTGTTAGAGAATCGTGTCTTGTTGGCAGCCTTACTGGCCTGGGCCCTGGCCCAGGTGAGCAAGACCCTCATCGAGGTTGTTACCCAGCGGCAACTGAACCTGCGCCGGCTAGTCTCAGCGGGAGGAATGCCCAGCGCTCACTCAGCTCTGGTCATGGGGCTGGCGACGGCAGTGGGCCGTCTGGCGGGTCTCTCCTCGACCAGTTTCGCCATCAGTATTGTACTGGCGGGCGTGGTCATGTACGATGCGGCGGGCGTGAGGCGTGCTGTCAGTATCCAGGCCCGGATGTTGAATCAGATGCTGGAGGAAGCCTTTAAGGGCCATCCCATTGGTGAGCAGCGTCTGCGCGAGCTGATTGGCCATACCCCTGTGCAGGTCCTGGTGGGGGGACTGCTGGGTATTGCAATCGGCCTGCTCGTGACAGCCTGA
- a CDS encoding phospholipase C — translation MNFSQQFLHRQSRRRALKRLGALTLGLSASAGLGRVALTATGRAVASAPAPTPTENPLKHILILCQENRSFDTYFGYYERAGRFAVPANYSQPGGAGKPAVKPYHFSSYTNRDIPHSWQALHAEWNGGKMDGFVTTDGLEALGYYTRSDLPYYYALADAFTLCGNYFCYQLGPTLPNRLALWSGTCGGITNNRPGPGSLDWPTIADLLDQHGISWQSYNLNSHSRQRIGSPNGFNGLAYFKRWIKDARLYGSEDDYYQALADGTLPHVAFLITSGEVSEHPPSNVRAGEKKVAEIINALIASRYWSQAAFILTYDENGGYFDHIAPPQLDAYGLGMRVPTLIISPWVKRGYVAGQLYEHSSVLKFIERTFGLPALASLNHQFDGETPATNNDAAAGRSAGPPAPPRDGLAQIGDLYEVFDFSQDPHYYPPLPPAP, via the coding sequence ATGAACTTTTCACAGCAATTTCTCCACCGCCAGAGCAGGCGCCGCGCCCTCAAGCGGCTGGGAGCCTTGACCCTGGGCCTGAGCGCCAGTGCGGGTCTGGGAAGGGTCGCGCTGACCGCCACCGGACGAGCCGTGGCCAGTGCGCCGGCTCCTACGCCGACAGAGAACCCGCTCAAACATATTCTTATCCTCTGTCAAGAAAACCGCTCCTTTGATACCTATTTTGGCTACTATGAGCGAGCTGGGCGCTTCGCCGTACCGGCCAACTACAGCCAGCCGGGTGGAGCCGGTAAGCCAGCCGTCAAGCCCTACCACTTCAGCAGCTACACCAACCGCGATATTCCTCACAGCTGGCAAGCACTCCACGCCGAATGGAATGGTGGCAAGATGGACGGCTTCGTCACCACAGATGGCCTCGAAGCTCTCGGCTACTACACGCGGAGCGACCTGCCTTACTATTACGCCCTGGCCGACGCCTTCACCCTCTGCGGCAACTACTTCTGTTACCAGCTTGGGCCAACCCTGCCGAATCGCCTCGCTCTCTGGAGCGGTACCTGTGGCGGCATCACGAACAACCGCCCAGGGCCAGGCTCGCTCGACTGGCCGACCATCGCCGACCTGCTTGACCAGCACGGCATTAGCTGGCAAAGCTATAATCTCAACAGCCACAGCCGGCAGCGCATCGGTAGCCCCAACGGCTTCAACGGCCTGGCCTACTTCAAACGCTGGATCAAGGATGCCCGGCTCTATGGCAGCGAAGACGACTATTACCAGGCCCTGGCCGATGGGACCCTTCCCCATGTGGCCTTTCTCATTACCAGCGGCGAGGTCAGTGAGCACCCCCCCAGCAATGTGCGCGCTGGGGAGAAAAAGGTCGCAGAAATCATCAACGCGCTCATTGCCTCGCGCTACTGGAGCCAGGCGGCCTTCATTCTGACCTACGACGAGAACGGTGGCTACTTCGACCACATTGCGCCGCCGCAGCTGGACGCCTATGGCCTCGGTATGCGCGTGCCGACCCTGATCATCTCGCCCTGGGTCAAACGCGGTTATGTTGCTGGCCAGCTCTACGAACACAGCTCCGTCCTCAAATTCATCGAGCGTACCTTTGGGCTGCCAGCTCTGGCGAGCCTCAACCATCAATTTGATGGAGAGACGCCGGCCACCAACAACGACGCCGCCGCCGGACGAAGCGCGGGACCACCAGCCCCACCACGCGATGGGCTGGCCCAGATCGGTGACCTCTATGAGGTCTTCGACTTTAGCCAGGACCCCCACTACTATCCCCCCCTTCCCCCGGCGCCGTGA
- the efp gene encoding elongation factor P, protein MISTGDLKKGLSIELDGQLYTILDWQHIKLGRGGATVRLKLRNLRTGAIVERTFDAGEKFRRVFLDRVHVMYQYRDGDQYHFMDTTTYEDIVLTEDQLGDAQLYLTDNMELDIIMYEGQPISVELPEKVVLRVTYTEPGVKGDTATGGSKPATTETGLVVQVPLFVNIGDLIRVNTTTGEYVERA, encoded by the coding sequence ATGATTTCGACTGGCGACCTAAAAAAGGGCCTTTCTATAGAGCTAGATGGACAGCTCTATACCATTCTCGACTGGCAGCATATTAAACTTGGCCGCGGTGGGGCCACGGTTCGCCTCAAGCTACGCAATCTGCGCACGGGGGCCATCGTTGAGCGAACCTTTGATGCCGGAGAGAAATTCAGGCGCGTCTTCCTGGACCGGGTGCATGTGATGTACCAGTACCGGGATGGCGATCAGTACCATTTTATGGATACGACCACCTATGAGGATATTGTCCTGACCGAGGATCAGCTCGGCGATGCCCAGCTCTATCTGACCGATAATATGGAGCTGGATATCATCATGTATGAAGGCCAGCCGATCTCGGTGGAGCTGCCTGAAAAAGTCGTGCTCCGGGTAACCTATACGGAGCCGGGCGTCAAGGGCGATACCGCGACTGGCGGTTCGAAGCCCGCCACGACAGAGACGGGTCTGGTAGTGCAGGTACCGCTTTTTGTCAACATTGGTGACCTGATCCGCGTCAATACTACCACAGGTGAGTACGTTGAGCGCGCGTAG
- a CDS encoding acetyl-CoA carboxylase biotin carboxyl carrier protein, giving the protein METKGSRRGGSRAALENGAYSSEELTVEQIKRLVQLLDTSDVSELELRAPTAGLRLALRKARLSSVDGLASAALIDEEEVVAEEQPAAAAETRHTIVSPWVGIFHRWARPKEQRPAVQVGDQVKVGQLVATVEALNVINEVESPVAGRVAEILLEEGQPVEYGQPLMVIDSAGEA; this is encoded by the coding sequence ATGGAAACCAAGGGATCGCGCCGGGGGGGCAGCCGCGCCGCTCTGGAAAACGGCGCCTATAGCAGTGAGGAGCTAACAGTTGAGCAGATTAAGCGCCTGGTGCAGTTGCTCGACACGAGCGATGTGAGCGAGCTAGAGCTGCGCGCTCCAACAGCGGGCCTGCGCCTGGCGCTGCGCAAGGCGCGTCTCAGCAGCGTCGATGGGCTGGCGTCAGCAGCACTCATTGATGAGGAGGAGGTGGTGGCAGAGGAGCAGCCGGCGGCTGCCGCCGAGACTCGCCACACGATTGTCTCGCCCTGGGTCGGGATCTTCCACCGCTGGGCCAGGCCCAAGGAGCAGCGCCCTGCCGTCCAGGTGGGTGATCAGGTCAAGGTGGGCCAGCTGGTGGCCACCGTCGAGGCGCTCAATGTCATCAATGAGGTCGAGTCGCCAGTAGCGGGCCGCGTTGCTGAGATCCTGCTAGAAGAAGGCCAGCCAGTCGAGTATGGGCAGCCGCTGATGGTGATCGATAGCGCCGGCGAGGCTTAG